One region of Gossypium raimondii isolate GPD5lz chromosome 6, ASM2569854v1, whole genome shotgun sequence genomic DNA includes:
- the LOC105773806 gene encoding transcription factor bHLH68 isoform X1: MNRGVLQSSPLQQMTAGNLNWWNINSTMRPPPTTHLQPPSHFLPPSPPTLFPQFTPTPTSSSSSSWNDNNQELPQSWSQLLFCGLMGEEEKGGIGQFQVQPKKLENWEEQALQQTSNAISAVDVKQENPNNYVYGHANEDFHHQASKPAWSHQIMATSSALSPKSGVTSFSSKMLEFSGNKADARQPHPDRSSECNSSASGGAWKKARVQPSATQSTFKVRKEKLGDRITALHQLVSPFGKTDTASVLLEAIGYIRFLQSQIEALSLPYLGNGSGNIRQQQPVQGERNCIFPEDPGQLLNENSMKRKGGPDRQKECDEEPKKDLRSRGLCLVPVSCTLQVGSDNGADYWAPAL; encoded by the exons ATGAACCGAGGAGTGTTGCAGAGCTCACCACTGCAGCAAATGACGGCTGGAAACCTTAACTGGTGGAACATCAACAGTACCATGCGTCCACCGCCGACAACTCATCTACAACCACCTTCTCATTTCTTACCTCCTTCTCCCCCTACTTTATTCCCTCAATTCACTCCCACTCccacttcttcttcttcctcctcttgGAATGATAATAACCAGGAGCTTCCTCAGTCATGGAGCCAACTACTCTT TTGTGGACTGATGGGTGAAGAAGAAAAGGGTGGCATAGGCCAGTTTCAAGTTCAACCCAAGAAGTTGGAAAACTGGGAAGAACAAGCATTACAACAAACTTCAAATGCTATTTCTGCTGTGGATGTGAAGCAAGAAAACCCAAATAATTATGTGTATGGTCATGCaaatgaagattttcatcaTCAGGCAAGTAAGCCAGCTTGGTCTCATCAAATAATGGCTACTTCTTCAGCTTTATCCCCCAAGTCAGGTGTAACTAGTTTCAGTAGTAAGATGTTGGAATTTTCTGGCAACAAAGCTGATGCAAGGCAGCCACACCCAGATCGGTCTTCTGAG TGTAACAGCAGTGCAAGTGGTGGGGCATGGAAGAAAGCTAGGGTTCAACCGTCTGCAACCCAATCCACCTTCAAG GTGAGGAAGGAAAAACTAGGGGACAGAATTACAGCACTTCACCAGCTTGTGTCTCCATTTGGGAAG ACTGACACAGCCTCCGTCTTGTTAGAAGCTATTGGGTACATCAGATTCCTTCAGAGTCAAATTgag GCTCTCAGCTTACCGTACTTGGGCAATGGTTCAGGAAACATAAGGCAGCAACAGCCT GTTCAAGGGGAGAGAAATTGTATATTTCCTGAAGACCCTGGTCAG CTGTTGAATGAAAACTCCATGAAGAGGAAAGGTGGTCCCGATCGGCAG aaGGAGTGTGATGAAGAACCAAAGAAGGACCTTAGGAGTAGAGGGTTGTGTTTGGTTCCTGTGTCATGCACACTTCAAGTCGGCAGTGACAACGGTGCTGATTACTGGGCTCCTGCGCTGTGA
- the LOC105773806 gene encoding transcription factor bHLH68 isoform X2 encodes MNRGVLQSSPLQQMTAGNLNWWNINSTMRPPPTTHLQPPSHFLPPSPPTLFPQFTPTPTSSSSSSWNDNNQELPQSWSQLLFCGLMGEEEKGGIGQFQVQPKKLENWEEQALQQTSNAISAVDVKQENPNNYVYGHANEDFHHQASKPAWSHQIMATSSALSPKSGVTSFSSKMLEFSGNKADARQPHPDRSSECNSSASGGAWKKARVQPSATQSTFKVRKEKLGDRITALHQLVSPFGKTDTASVLLEAIGYIRFLQSQIEALSLPYLGNGSGNIRQQQPVQGERNCIFPEDPGQLLNENSMKRKGGPDRQECDEEPKKDLRSRGLCLVPVSCTLQVGSDNGADYWAPAL; translated from the exons ATGAACCGAGGAGTGTTGCAGAGCTCACCACTGCAGCAAATGACGGCTGGAAACCTTAACTGGTGGAACATCAACAGTACCATGCGTCCACCGCCGACAACTCATCTACAACCACCTTCTCATTTCTTACCTCCTTCTCCCCCTACTTTATTCCCTCAATTCACTCCCACTCccacttcttcttcttcctcctcttgGAATGATAATAACCAGGAGCTTCCTCAGTCATGGAGCCAACTACTCTT TTGTGGACTGATGGGTGAAGAAGAAAAGGGTGGCATAGGCCAGTTTCAAGTTCAACCCAAGAAGTTGGAAAACTGGGAAGAACAAGCATTACAACAAACTTCAAATGCTATTTCTGCTGTGGATGTGAAGCAAGAAAACCCAAATAATTATGTGTATGGTCATGCaaatgaagattttcatcaTCAGGCAAGTAAGCCAGCTTGGTCTCATCAAATAATGGCTACTTCTTCAGCTTTATCCCCCAAGTCAGGTGTAACTAGTTTCAGTAGTAAGATGTTGGAATTTTCTGGCAACAAAGCTGATGCAAGGCAGCCACACCCAGATCGGTCTTCTGAG TGTAACAGCAGTGCAAGTGGTGGGGCATGGAAGAAAGCTAGGGTTCAACCGTCTGCAACCCAATCCACCTTCAAG GTGAGGAAGGAAAAACTAGGGGACAGAATTACAGCACTTCACCAGCTTGTGTCTCCATTTGGGAAG ACTGACACAGCCTCCGTCTTGTTAGAAGCTATTGGGTACATCAGATTCCTTCAGAGTCAAATTgag GCTCTCAGCTTACCGTACTTGGGCAATGGTTCAGGAAACATAAGGCAGCAACAGCCT GTTCAAGGGGAGAGAAATTGTATATTTCCTGAAGACCCTGGTCAG CTGTTGAATGAAAACTCCATGAAGAGGAAAGGTGGTCCCGATCGGCAG GAGTGTGATGAAGAACCAAAGAAGGACCTTAGGAGTAGAGGGTTGTGTTTGGTTCCTGTGTCATGCACACTTCAAGTCGGCAGTGACAACGGTGCTGATTACTGGGCTCCTGCGCTGTGA